Proteins found in one Lutimonas zeaxanthinifaciens genomic segment:
- a CDS encoding DUF5916 domain-containing protein has translation MKSFKPLFYLFFCLGWQFLSAQQDRNLEQKEIHVKWIEQELTIDGALNESAWGAAESAKDFWQYFPTDSILSESQTEIKMLFDNKYLYIGIKVYARGNNFIVPSLKRDFDARGNDNINLLFDTYKDGANAFFFGSNSAGVQREALISGGGANYRDFINTWDVKWENESKIHADHYIAEMKIPLASFKFRDQETVWRFNSYRFDTQSNDISTWSRIPQNQTLTNLAFMGNMIFEKPLNKVKTQFALIPYVSGNVTKDFDIDKTTTDFSVGGDAKIPIGNSMNLDLTINPDFSQVEVDELVINLTRFEVFLPEKRQFFIDNADLFSDFGNARAANPFFSRRIGIAEDLEGDNIENSIIAGARLSGKINENLRIGVLNIQTAEDVANEIPTNNNTVVAVQQKVFSRSTVGLIFVNRQVTKMSDFVQDAEEFNRVLGLDFNLRTEENKWIGRYYLHKSFAPEAGDKDFSSGGYLEYNTREWKFNLGSTYVGEDFQADLGFVRRNDIVTVDPVATRVFYPIGSKVNTHTIEVRANSTWSPDLDFKYTEGMVDLEYQIQLRNQSSIEMALNHRYTYLLEDFDPTGSDEGEPLPAFSEYSYSKLDLTYESDRRKDFSFTARTDVGQFFNGYRYSLTSDFRLRLQPYFTASFRSSYNYIDLPDPYSTASIWFVGPKFEFTFTKNLFWSTFIQYNSQDEDFSINSRLQWRFKPLSDLYVVYNDNYKTTPFAPGTRALILKFTYWINI, from the coding sequence TTGAAATCTTTCAAGCCGTTATTTTATCTTTTCTTCTGTCTTGGGTGGCAATTTCTGTCAGCGCAACAGGATCGTAATTTAGAGCAGAAAGAAATCCATGTAAAATGGATCGAACAGGAGTTGACCATTGATGGGGCTTTAAATGAATCTGCGTGGGGTGCTGCAGAATCAGCTAAAGATTTCTGGCAATACTTTCCTACGGATTCTATCTTAAGCGAGTCCCAGACAGAGATCAAAATGCTATTTGACAATAAGTACCTGTATATTGGTATTAAGGTTTATGCCAGGGGCAACAATTTTATCGTTCCTTCCCTAAAGCGCGATTTTGATGCACGGGGTAATGATAATATTAATTTGCTCTTCGATACCTATAAAGACGGGGCAAATGCCTTTTTCTTTGGTAGCAATTCAGCCGGGGTTCAGCGGGAAGCCTTGATTTCAGGGGGTGGAGCCAATTACAGGGATTTTATAAATACCTGGGACGTCAAATGGGAAAATGAGTCAAAGATCCACGCGGACCATTATATCGCTGAGATGAAGATTCCTCTGGCCTCCTTTAAGTTCCGTGATCAGGAAACCGTATGGCGCTTTAATTCCTACCGCTTTGATACCCAGTCTAATGATATCAGTACCTGGTCCAGGATCCCGCAAAATCAAACCCTGACCAATCTGGCCTTTATGGGGAACATGATCTTTGAAAAACCCCTTAATAAGGTAAAAACACAGTTTGCCCTGATTCCTTATGTATCAGGAAATGTGACCAAGGATTTTGACATCGATAAAACCACCACAGATTTTTCAGTGGGTGGGGATGCAAAAATCCCTATTGGCAATAGTATGAATCTGGACCTGACGATCAATCCGGATTTCTCGCAAGTGGAAGTAGACGAGCTGGTGATCAATTTAACGCGCTTTGAAGTGTTTTTGCCTGAAAAAAGGCAGTTCTTTATCGACAATGCCGATCTGTTCTCGGATTTTGGGAACGCCAGGGCCGCAAATCCGTTTTTTTCCAGACGTATTGGTATTGCTGAGGATCTGGAAGGGGATAACATCGAAAATTCCATCATTGCCGGGGCGCGCTTAAGCGGAAAGATCAATGAAAATTTACGTATCGGGGTGCTGAACATTCAAACCGCGGAAGATGTGGCCAATGAAATACCCACCAATAACAATACAGTGGTCGCCGTGCAGCAAAAAGTATTTAGCCGTTCCACCGTAGGGTTGATTTTCGTGAACCGACAAGTAACCAAAATGTCTGATTTTGTTCAAGATGCTGAAGAGTTTAACCGTGTTCTGGGCCTGGACTTTAATTTAAGGACCGAAGAGAATAAATGGATCGGGCGCTACTATCTGCACAAATCCTTTGCCCCTGAAGCCGGAGACAAAGACTTTTCTTCCGGGGGCTATCTGGAGTACAATACCCGGGAGTGGAAGTTCAATCTTGGAAGTACCTATGTGGGGGAGGATTTTCAGGCTGATCTCGGTTTTGTACGACGAAATGATATCGTCACAGTAGATCCGGTGGCCACAAGAGTATTTTATCCGATTGGGTCCAAAGTGAATACCCATACCATCGAGGTCAGGGCCAACTCAACCTGGAGCCCCGACCTGGATTTTAAATATACCGAAGGGATGGTGGACCTTGAATACCAGATCCAACTCAGAAATCAAAGCAGTATAGAGATGGCCCTGAATCATCGCTATACCTATTTGCTTGAAGATTTTGACCCGACGGGTTCTGATGAGGGAGAACCTCTGCCTGCCTTCAGTGAATATAGTTACAGTAAATTGGATTTGACCTATGAATCGGACCGCAGAAAGGATTTTTCCTTTACGGCCAGAACGGATGTGGGCCAGTTTTTTAACGGTTACCGATATTCTTTGACCAGTGATTTCAGGCTCAGGTTGCAGCCTTATTTTACCGCCTCCTTCCGATCCAGTTATAATTATATCGATCTACCTGATCCGTATTCCACGGCATCGATCTGGTTTGTGGGACCGAAATTTGAATTTACCTTTACCAAAAACCTTTTTTGGTCTACCTTTATACAATACAACAGCCAGGATGAGGATTTTAGCATCAATTCCAGGCTTCAGTGGAGGTTCAAGCCTTTATCCGATCTCTATGTGGTCTATAACGACAATTATAAAACAACACCCTTCGCACCCGGAACAAGGGCACTGATCCTGAAGTTTACCTATTGGATCAATATTTAA
- a CDS encoding InlB B-repeat-containing protein: MKNLKNLKLLSYALLLTLLVLCTEDDPIEFRLTTNCIPEKTGTVTPESGTFIEGTEIELKATANPEYLFKNWEGDAGGNENPLKITMTKDRQITAVFEKVKYALSIEIIGEGTVNQEVVVAKFSSTDYESGTTVELTAQPENGWKFVEWSGDVTGTENPVQISMDQAMSVSAKFERISYALTVEIEGNGEVKEEIVQNKISSSDYESGTTVLLTALPDKDWRFVEWKGDYEGEENPLELKMTKDRTLTAVFQKVDQLVSVEMVGQGNFTVEFVQIDPSPWNPSGIAVQLTAVANSGWYFVHWNGNIQENMEFFGDHIHTNDQIQIIPNDPINLTVLFQEGINDKTEIPDDNFEQALIDLGYDDVLDNYVSKREISQIEELNISDKNIESLSGLQDFVSLQHFNCSENKISEIDLSLNPEIFILNLNQNLISNLDISPLGYLLFFNASQNPLNCIEINDMQLEQSQMPGLSIWSYDDGVTLSLDCPD; the protein is encoded by the coding sequence ATGAAAAATTTAAAAAACCTTAAACTCCTTAGTTACGCACTTCTTTTGACTTTACTGGTACTTTGCACCGAAGACGATCCGATTGAATTCCGATTAACAACGAACTGCATTCCTGAAAAAACAGGAACAGTGACACCTGAGTCAGGTACATTTATCGAAGGAACTGAAATTGAACTTAAGGCAACAGCAAACCCGGAGTACCTGTTTAAAAATTGGGAAGGGGATGCTGGCGGAAATGAAAATCCGTTAAAAATTACGATGACTAAAGACCGACAAATAACGGCGGTATTCGAAAAGGTAAAATATGCTTTAAGCATTGAAATAATAGGAGAAGGAACCGTCAATCAGGAAGTCGTAGTTGCCAAATTCAGCTCAACTGATTATGAATCGGGAACCACGGTTGAGCTCACCGCCCAACCTGAAAATGGATGGAAGTTCGTTGAATGGTCTGGTGACGTTACCGGTACGGAAAACCCCGTTCAGATATCAATGGATCAGGCCATGTCTGTTTCAGCCAAGTTCGAAAGAATATCTTACGCTTTAACGGTTGAAATTGAAGGTAATGGTGAAGTAAAAGAGGAAATTGTTCAGAACAAAATCTCATCTTCAGATTACGAATCAGGCACAACGGTCTTGCTAACAGCACTACCCGATAAGGATTGGAGATTTGTTGAATGGAAAGGTGATTACGAAGGAGAAGAAAATCCACTTGAATTAAAAATGACCAAAGACAGAACATTAACTGCGGTATTCCAGAAAGTGGATCAGTTGGTTTCTGTTGAAATGGTTGGTCAAGGCAATTTCACTGTAGAGTTTGTTCAAATTGATCCTTCACCCTGGAATCCCAGCGGTATAGCGGTTCAACTTACGGCTGTTGCGAATTCGGGTTGGTATTTTGTTCATTGGAACGGAAACATTCAAGAAAACATGGAGTTTTTTGGAGATCATATACATACGAATGATCAAATTCAGATAATTCCTAATGACCCCATTAATCTGACCGTATTGTTCCAGGAAGGAATCAATGATAAAACTGAAATTCCTGATGATAATTTTGAACAGGCATTGATTGATCTGGGTTATGATGACGTTTTGGATAATTATGTTTCGAAAAGAGAAATAAGTCAAATTGAAGAACTGAATATCTCTGATAAAAATATTGAGTCCTTATCAGGCTTGCAAGATTTTGTCAGTTTACAGCATTTCAACTGTTCAGAAAATAAAATCAGTGAAATCGATTTGTCACTAAATCCGGAAATTTTCATTTTAAATCTAAATCAAAATTTAATATCGAATCTTGATATATCTCCATTGGGTTATCTTTTATTCTTTAACGCAAGCCAGAATCCGTTGAATTGTATTGAGATAAATGATATGCAATTGGAACAATCGCAGATGCCTGGCCTCTCCATATGGTCCTATGACGACGGGGTTACCCTGTCTTTAGATTGTCCTGATTAA
- a CDS encoding S28 family serine protease, with product MKKYIFTLLFLVAGMNFAVAQETIFEDHLFQLPDVIFTEIETAKDYEASYELKIKQPLDHDDPSKGYFYQRAFLSHKGYDRPTVIITQGYTRTGNYIGELADFLGANQIDVEHRFFGESMPDTLDYNYLNLKQATADLHHIRQLFGAIYKGKWVSTGISKGGATTIYYRYFYPEDVDVSVPYVAPINREVEDQRLYSFLETVGSDECRQDIRSFQERILSAREEVLPLMKFYSLGAKVDFTYHSFEEAFEFTVLEYPFSFWQYGHDCGAIPDESASAEEMAKYLLSISDIAFFGDEQIKTYGSHYYQSAQEMGYYGYETSKFEGYLVALPNDENPQATFVPNKMDVEFDGQLLKDVNAWLEKGVDRMAYINGAIDTWSATAVPESEKGDAEWFFMEGKHHGNARIKNMTQEEKERFTAAIERWLSIEIND from the coding sequence ATGAAAAAATACATTTTTACCTTACTGTTTTTAGTTGCCGGAATGAATTTTGCTGTAGCACAGGAAACAATTTTTGAAGACCACCTCTTCCAGCTACCGGACGTGATTTTTACGGAAATCGAAACAGCCAAAGACTATGAGGCTTCCTATGAATTAAAGATCAAACAACCTCTGGATCACGATGATCCTTCCAAAGGCTATTTTTATCAGCGTGCCTTTTTATCGCATAAAGGATATGACCGCCCTACGGTGATCATTACGCAAGGATATACACGCACCGGAAACTATATCGGAGAACTTGCTGATTTTTTAGGGGCGAACCAGATCGATGTGGAGCATCGTTTTTTTGGCGAAAGTATGCCTGATACTTTGGATTATAACTACCTGAACTTAAAACAGGCCACTGCCGATCTGCATCATATCCGACAGCTTTTTGGAGCTATTTATAAGGGCAAATGGGTAAGCACCGGAATTTCCAAGGGAGGAGCCACTACGATCTATTACCGTTACTTCTATCCTGAGGATGTGGATGTCAGCGTACCTTATGTAGCACCTATCAACCGTGAAGTGGAAGATCAAAGATTGTACAGTTTTCTGGAAACGGTAGGGTCGGATGAGTGCAGGCAAGATATCCGATCATTTCAGGAAAGGATCCTGTCGGCAAGAGAAGAAGTATTACCGCTTATGAAATTTTACAGCCTGGGAGCCAAAGTGGATTTTACCTACCACAGTTTTGAGGAGGCTTTTGAATTTACAGTTTTGGAATATCCGTTTTCTTTTTGGCAGTATGGTCATGACTGCGGGGCCATTCCTGATGAAAGCGCCTCTGCTGAAGAAATGGCTAAATACTTGTTGTCCATTTCGGATATCGCTTTTTTTGGCGATGAACAGATTAAAACGTACGGGTCCCACTACTATCAGTCGGCTCAGGAAATGGGTTATTATGGTTATGAGACTAGTAAATTTGAAGGTTATCTGGTTGCCCTTCCTAACGATGAAAACCCTCAGGCCACATTTGTTCCGAATAAAATGGATGTTGAATTTGATGGACAACTGTTAAAAGATGTCAATGCCTGGCTCGAAAAAGGAGTTGACCGTATGGCTTATATCAACGGTGCCATCGATACCTGGTCAGCTACTGCGGTTCCTGAAAGTGAAAAGGGAGACGCTGAATGGTTCTTTATGGAGGGCAAACACCATGGAAATGCTCGGATCAAAAATATGACCCAGGAAGAAAAGGAGCGGTTTACAGCGGCCATCGAGCGATGGCTTTCGATCGAGATTAATGACTAA
- a CDS encoding glycoside hydrolase family 2 TIM barrel-domain containing protein, with product MSPSKLIIYAVAVMLSFIGFSQTLDPVTENPAIVEINKLPPRATFFAFESTELASDNDPGASKNYQSLNGIWKFSWVRTPEDRPVDFFKEDFDVSDWNDIKVPANWELEGYGIPIYTNIPYPFSFDKKPSPPDIPDGYNPVGSYKRNFEIPASWDNKQITIHLGAVKSAFYIWVNGEKVGYSQGSKLPAEFDLTPFVKSGQNSIALEVYRWSDGSYLEDQDFWRFSGIERDVYLYATPKVHIQDFTILSDLDAQFVNGIFEIDLKVTNVNADKFKGNLNVELSKEGKSVFKSSKPIAFDKNKRLKETFSGSIAHVLHWTAETPNLYSLSIELSDHKGNTLEAISRKVGFRNIKIEGGQVLINGQPILIKGVNRHEHDHITGHVVSRESMLEDIRIFKAHNINAVRTCHYPNDPYWYELCDQYGIYVYDEANIESHGIGYDLNETLGNNPEWLEAHMQRTERMVIRDKNHPSIIAWSLGNEAGNGYNFYQTYLRAKELDPTRFVHYERALDEWNTDVIGKMYATYDQLERYAKDDSKKRPFIPCEYAHAMGNSLGGFKEYWDLFEKYDKLQGGFIWDYQDQGLLTEKDGREFFAYGGDFGPEGTPSDHNFLNNGLIQADKSLNPHILEAKKIMQNVKFYKDGLKTNEVKVKNWYFFRDLSNYKIDWTLVENGKVIESGTISDLDIEPQQSGIVGIPFKAKINDSKEYFINFSVKLIEAEPLIAAGFEIAKAQFPLNSGKVKVEEPSGGSGDLKLSETGALISVSNDKFSIEFNKTSGTIHTFEFEGEALISKGAQVNFWRAPVDNDYGAKTPVHYREWFAQGKEPQAISHEIKKSKKQIEISFSQEMLEGDAIFNQTYTVLSNGAVKIENDLNAVKGKSNISVGGFNGNYKKNEHANMYKFGNEFVLPQGFTQTKWYGRGPEESYIDRKNSTDIGLYSSEVKDLFTMYARPQENGNRTDIRWVELSNANGLSVRFFGPELLNFSASHFKMEDLDSGEDKTTSQGHGRLLTPRDEVFLNIDGFTSGVGCVNSWGALPRKEHMLPYQDYYYTYWMVPSKE from the coding sequence ATGAGCCCTTCAAAACTGATCATTTATGCTGTTGCGGTAATGCTATCCTTTATCGGATTCTCACAAACTCTGGACCCTGTTACGGAGAACCCGGCAATTGTAGAAATCAACAAACTTCCTCCACGGGCCACCTTTTTTGCCTTTGAGTCAACGGAACTGGCATCAGATAATGACCCGGGCGCGTCTAAAAACTATCAATCCCTGAACGGGATATGGAAATTCAGTTGGGTACGAACCCCTGAAGACAGGCCCGTAGATTTTTTCAAAGAAGATTTTGATGTGTCTGACTGGAATGACATTAAGGTACCTGCTAACTGGGAGCTGGAAGGATATGGCATCCCGATTTATACCAATATTCCTTATCCTTTTAGTTTTGATAAAAAACCCAGTCCTCCGGACATCCCGGACGGTTACAATCCCGTGGGGTCCTACAAGAGAAACTTTGAAATTCCTGCGTCCTGGGACAACAAGCAGATTACCATTCATTTAGGTGCCGTAAAATCGGCTTTTTACATTTGGGTCAATGGCGAAAAAGTGGGTTACAGCCAGGGGTCAAAATTGCCGGCAGAGTTCGACCTGACTCCTTTTGTAAAGTCAGGACAAAATTCTATTGCCTTGGAAGTATACAGATGGTCTGACGGAAGCTATCTGGAAGATCAGGACTTCTGGAGGTTTTCAGGAATCGAAAGAGATGTATACCTGTATGCAACTCCAAAAGTACATATTCAGGATTTTACTATTCTGTCAGACCTCGATGCTCAATTTGTCAATGGTATTTTCGAGATCGATTTAAAGGTTACCAATGTAAATGCGGATAAATTCAAAGGGAACCTGAATGTAGAATTATCAAAGGAAGGTAAATCCGTTTTTAAAAGTTCCAAACCCATTGCATTTGATAAAAACAAGCGGCTAAAAGAAACCTTTTCAGGAAGCATTGCCCATGTTTTGCACTGGACCGCGGAAACTCCTAACCTCTACTCCTTATCCATAGAACTTTCAGATCATAAAGGAAATACCCTCGAGGCGATATCGCGAAAAGTAGGTTTTAGAAATATCAAAATTGAGGGAGGCCAGGTGCTCATCAATGGGCAACCCATCCTGATCAAAGGTGTCAACAGGCATGAACATGACCATATTACAGGACATGTTGTCAGCCGTGAAAGTATGCTCGAAGACATCAGGATCTTTAAGGCCCATAATATCAATGCGGTCAGAACCTGTCATTATCCAAACGATCCTTACTGGTATGAACTATGTGATCAGTATGGTATCTATGTTTATGATGAAGCAAATATAGAATCTCACGGAATCGGATATGATCTGAATGAAACCTTGGGAAATAATCCTGAATGGCTAGAGGCTCATATGCAGCGAACCGAGCGGATGGTTATCCGAGACAAGAACCATCCCTCAATTATTGCCTGGTCATTGGGTAATGAAGCCGGAAATGGTTACAACTTTTACCAGACTTATTTAAGGGCCAAAGAACTGGACCCAACAAGATTTGTGCATTATGAGCGTGCGCTTGATGAGTGGAACACCGATGTGATCGGAAAGATGTATGCCACTTATGATCAGCTCGAGAGATATGCCAAAGATGATAGTAAAAAAAGGCCGTTTATTCCATGTGAATATGCCCATGCCATGGGAAATAGCTTAGGTGGGTTCAAGGAATACTGGGACCTGTTTGAAAAATATGACAAGCTTCAGGGTGGTTTTATCTGGGATTACCAGGATCAGGGCCTCTTAACAGAAAAAGATGGTAGAGAATTCTTTGCCTACGGAGGTGATTTTGGGCCCGAAGGAACTCCGAGTGATCATAATTTTCTGAACAATGGATTGATTCAGGCAGACAAAAGTTTGAATCCGCACATCCTTGAGGCAAAAAAGATCATGCAGAACGTCAAGTTTTATAAGGATGGACTTAAAACCAATGAAGTCAAAGTTAAAAACTGGTATTTCTTTAGAGACCTTTCAAATTATAAGATTGACTGGACCCTTGTTGAAAATGGAAAAGTAATTGAGAGCGGTACGATCAGCGATTTAGATATCGAACCTCAACAAAGTGGTATCGTTGGAATTCCATTTAAGGCAAAGATCAATGATTCAAAAGAATACTTTATCAATTTTTCGGTCAAACTCATTGAGGCGGAACCCTTGATTGCTGCCGGTTTTGAAATTGCCAAGGCACAGTTCCCGTTGAACTCAGGAAAAGTAAAAGTAGAGGAACCTTCCGGTGGCTCAGGGGATCTGAAACTTTCAGAAACAGGTGCTTTGATCAGTGTATCAAATGACAAGTTCAGCATAGAATTCAATAAAACTTCAGGAACGATCCATACATTCGAGTTTGAAGGAGAGGCCCTCATTTCAAAGGGGGCACAAGTCAATTTCTGGAGAGCTCCGGTAGACAATGACTACGGTGCAAAAACACCTGTCCATTACAGAGAATGGTTTGCTCAGGGTAAGGAACCTCAGGCTATTTCTCACGAGATTAAAAAATCAAAAAAACAGATAGAGATCAGCTTCAGTCAGGAGATGTTGGAAGGCGATGCCATTTTCAACCAGACCTATACCGTATTATCAAACGGAGCCGTCAAAATTGAAAATGACCTCAACGCTGTCAAAGGAAAAAGTAATATTTCAGTTGGCGGATTTAATGGGAATTATAAAAAGAACGAACATGCGAATATGTATAAATTTGGAAATGAATTTGTGTTGCCTCAAGGGTTTACACAAACCAAGTGGTATGGAAGAGGGCCTGAGGAGTCCTATATTGACCGGAAAAACTCAACGGATATCGGGCTTTATTCAAGTGAAGTAAAAGATCTTTTTACTATGTATGCAAGGCCTCAGGAAAATGGTAACAGAACTGATATCAGATGGGTAGAATTATCTAATGCCAATGGATTATCTGTCCGGTTTTTTGGGCCTGAATTATTGAATTTTTCAGCTTCTCACTTTAAAATGGAGGACCTTGATTCCGGTGAAGATAAAACGACCTCACAGGGGCATGGCAGGCTGTTAACACCTCGTGATGAAGTATTCCTGAATATTGATGGCTTCACCTCAGGTGTTGGATGCGTCAACAGCTGGGGAGCTTTGCCACGAAAAGAGCATATGCTGCCTTATCAGGATTATTATTATACCTACTGGATGGTTCCGTCAAAGGAATAG
- the galK gene encoding galactokinase, whose translation MLNINSFKTEVQIDSPGRINLIGEHIDYNGGLVLPAAIDKKISFSFKKNGSNTCEIHSVNLNSSFTIDLSEISRSESEWQNYILGVIYHIDALKAGSVKGFDCVFESNLPIGSGISSSAALECGMAKGLNELFNIGLTDLEMIKLSRDAEHTFVGTKCGIMDQFAVMKGKENKLLLLNCDTLDYKYIPADFSPYTVVLLNTNVSHSLASSEYNVRRDECNTALGAIQKKYPEYNSLAEIEPEVIEEFRPILPEKVYNRALYVSREQRRTLEAVECLEKNDLKGFGDCLYRSHEGLQHLYEVSCKELDFLVDFSKDHKYVIGSRMMGGGFGGCTINLIQSQKVDKFIEKVSDAYRKMFDLELTPIEVKISSGVSRSLHRLKK comes from the coding sequence ATGTTGAACATCAATTCATTTAAAACAGAGGTGCAAATTGATTCTCCCGGGAGGATCAATCTGATAGGCGAACACATTGATTATAATGGAGGCCTTGTTCTACCGGCAGCAATCGATAAGAAGATATCATTTAGTTTCAAGAAGAATGGTTCAAACACCTGTGAAATCCATTCCGTTAATTTGAATAGCAGTTTTACCATTGATCTAAGCGAAATTTCAAGAAGTGAAAGTGAATGGCAAAATTATATTTTAGGAGTTATTTACCATATAGATGCCTTAAAAGCGGGTTCCGTAAAGGGCTTTGATTGTGTTTTTGAGAGCAATTTACCAATTGGTTCAGGGATTAGTTCTTCTGCTGCTTTGGAATGTGGTATGGCCAAGGGCTTAAATGAACTTTTTAATATAGGGTTGACTGATCTGGAAATGATAAAATTGTCGCGTGATGCTGAACACACTTTTGTGGGAACAAAATGTGGGATCATGGATCAGTTTGCGGTGATGAAAGGAAAAGAGAACAAACTTCTGCTTTTGAATTGTGACACTCTCGATTATAAATATATTCCTGCTGATTTTTCACCTTATACCGTGGTACTTTTAAATACCAATGTGTCACATAGCCTGGCGAGTAGTGAGTACAATGTTCGAAGAGATGAATGCAATACTGCACTAGGGGCAATTCAAAAAAAATATCCGGAATACAATTCTCTGGCAGAAATTGAACCTGAAGTGATTGAAGAATTCAGGCCAATCTTACCTGAGAAGGTATATAACAGGGCCTTGTATGTTAGCCGAGAGCAACGCAGGACACTGGAGGCGGTTGAATGCCTGGAGAAGAATGACCTTAAAGGTTTTGGAGACTGTCTTTATCGTTCTCACGAGGGGCTTCAACATTTGTACGAGGTCAGTTGTAAGGAGCTTGATTTTTTGGTTGATTTTTCAAAGGATCATAAATATGTCATAGGTTCAAGAATGATGGGCGGTGGATTTGGAGGGTGTACAATTAATTTGATCCAAAGCCAAAAGGTGGATAAATTTATTGAAAAGGTTAGCGATGCATACAGGAAAATGTTCGATTTGGAGCTTACGCCCATTGAAGTAAAAATAAGCAGCGGAGTATCAAGGTCATTACATCGGCTGAAGAAATAA
- a CDS encoding aldose epimerase family protein, which produces MNKLSEPKTYKLESRSGLELEISNLGATILSLKVPNKKGELVNVVVGLSRASDYTTEFYLDQGLYLGSTIGRHAGRISGGAIEIEGKRYSLYNENGIHLHGGKEAFDKKIWEVEASESEDTPSITLSYLSKHLEEGYPGNLKISVTYTLTLDRALKIAFRATTDQTTVLNVTNHAYFNLKGEGSILDHELELKTDSYLDLNDDLIPTGKFNPIKESSYDYSTPSKIGRSGFNGLDDIFILHEEGVKAIISSEESGIQMTVVSNQPAVVIYTPPKFAKLPFKDGAEFEEYPAICFEAQGFPDALNYDNFPSTLLKPSEVFESETSYKFSLVEK; this is translated from the coding sequence ATGAATAAATTGTCAGAGCCTAAAACTTATAAACTGGAGAGCCGTAGTGGGCTCGAGTTGGAAATCTCAAACTTGGGAGCAACAATATTAAGTCTGAAGGTACCAAATAAAAAAGGAGAGCTTGTGAACGTTGTAGTAGGATTGTCGAGGGCTTCAGATTATACGACTGAATTTTATCTTGACCAGGGTCTTTACCTGGGCAGTACCATAGGAAGGCATGCAGGCAGAATTTCCGGTGGAGCGATCGAGATAGAAGGAAAAAGATATTCGCTTTACAACGAAAACGGAATTCATTTACATGGGGGAAAAGAAGCCTTTGATAAAAAAATTTGGGAGGTGGAGGCCTCGGAATCTGAAGATACTCCTTCAATTACATTATCTTATTTAAGTAAACATCTCGAGGAAGGATATCCTGGAAATCTTAAAATTTCTGTCACGTATACATTAACCCTTGATCGGGCGCTAAAAATTGCTTTTAGAGCCACGACGGATCAAACTACCGTGCTCAATGTAACGAATCATGCCTATTTCAATTTAAAAGGTGAGGGTTCCATTCTTGATCATGAACTCGAGCTGAAAACGGATTCTTATCTAGATCTTAACGATGATCTGATTCCCACTGGAAAGTTTAATCCGATTAAGGAATCTTCCTATGATTATAGCACCCCTTCAAAGATAGGAAGGAGTGGATTTAATGGCCTGGATGATATATTCATTTTGCATGAAGAAGGAGTAAAGGCCATTATTTCCTCTGAAGAATCCGGCATTCAAATGACTGTAGTATCCAATCAACCCGCAGTGGTTATTTATACGCCTCCTAAATTCGCTAAGCTTCCGTTTAAAGACGGGGCCGAATTTGAGGAATATCCGGCTATTTGTTTTGAAGCACAGGGTTTCCCGGATGCTTTAAACTACGATAATTTTCCTTCTACCCTGTTAAAGCCTTCCGAAGTTTTTGAAAGTGAAACCAGCTATAAATTCAGCCTTGTGGAAAAATAA